The nucleotide sequence AGATTGAGGAAGTGGTAGAACCTACCGGGTCTGAAGGATTGCTCTATATGGCAGAAGAAGAGAAGCTTGCCAGGGATGTCTACCTTGCACTCTATGAAATGTGGGGGAGTCGTGTATTTCTCAACATTGCAAATGCAGAACAACAGCATATGGATGCCGTTTCTGCAGTCTTGAAAGACAAGGAGATAGCCAATCCTGCCAATACTTCAGAGATCGGGGTCTTCCACAACACCGAAATTGCCAAACTCTATGAGAGTCTGGTTGCGCAAGGCAGCTCATCCATCGAAGAAGCTTTTTTGGTTGGAGCCATCATAGAGGATCTTGATATATATGACTTGCAGCGCTCTATTGAGGCAAGTGAGGATGAAGTGGAAATCTGGGTATACAACAATCTGCTCAGAGGTTCAGAGAGCCATATGCGTGCATTCGTAAGGCAGTTGGATAGATATGGTCTGGATTATACTGCCCGCTATATCAGTGATACTGAACTTTCCAGAATCCTTTCACGACGCTGATCAGCTTCTGCACTCCTGTGATGGATGAACAATTCCTCGGTTGCCAAGGAGAGCTTGGTGACCGAGAATTCTGTTCCCTCTGGGTAGATGTAGTACGTATCTTCCAGGGTGGATAGGTCCACACAGTCGCCTTTGCCAAAATATTCATACTCAATATGGCAGGCATACATGCTCAGCGAAGGTTTTGACAAGAAGAATGCGTTGTGGTCAAATTCCCCTTCCAGGGTAAATCCATCCATGGAATGAGTCAGTTTTGCTTTGCCCAAGGGAATGTATCCTTTTGCATTGGGAAGAGCCTCCACTCGAGCCATGGTTTCAAAATGGTAGGTGCCTTGATCTATTTCTTGACGAACCTGTTCCCGTTCCCACTCATACCAATCGGGAATGTGAGAAAACTCTGTGGTCAGAGTATGTTCGTCATCAGCTTTACTTACTGCTTTCAACTCACCATATTCGCTCATTTCCCATTGTTTGTGGCAAGCCCCACATCCCAGGATTGTGCCTTTGCTGTACATCTTATATTCACGAAGACAGTGAGGACATTGATACAGCGGTTTATGTAAACCCTCTGCCCGTTTGGGATAGGCTATTCTGATCTTGTTCTCTTTCTGCCACGCATACTCATCATATTCGAAGGCTTTTCGTATAACCTTGTTGACTTCACTGGTCTTGGCTTGTTTTAACTCTTCTGCAGTGAAAAGCAGTGAAAAATCGGCTTCAATTCGGTTCCCCCGACTTTTCAGGTTCCAAAGAGGGCTATTCAGATAGTGTCCATGCATATTCAGCATAACCACAGGAACCCCCAACAGTTTGGCCATCTTACCGAGGGAGTCAGGTAATATGGCAGTTGTCCCTACCAGTGAATATCGAGCTTCCGGGTAGAGAGCTAGGATATCCTTGTTGACGGTCAATACTTCTCTGATATGTCTGACCAGCTGTAGGTCGTTGGTAAACTTGCGTTTACAAATTCCCCCTGCATTTCTCAGCAGCCACTCTCGTTTGAGAAACCCATCGATTGCCACAACATAGTTTGCTCTCTGAGGGAAGAGGGCAGCGGTGGTCACTTTGAAATCAATGAAGGCCATATGTGTACAGAGCAAGAGAAAGGGAGGTTTGACCCCTTCCATTCTGGTCCGATTGATTTTTAGCTTATGTTTCCATACTGCCGGATAGCTGAGTAGCCACGTTACAGGTCTTAGATAGTGGCGTTGTCTGATGGGCTTTTTCTGCATATCAAAACGCCTTGCTTGTTGTAGTTTCTCAAATCCCGTCATTACCGTCTTCCTTTGTCACAATGTAGCGTGTAGGAATCAAGAGAACAAGAGTGGCGCTATAGTCATTGGATAAGTACCACGAATTTTGTATAGTGCAACCATGAAACACACAACTCTGTATGAACTGGCCAAGGCCTATCAAGATGCTTCCATTGATTCCGTCTTTTCTGAAAACGACCTGATCTGCATACTTTCTGAAGAAAAGGTACCGTATTATGTATCGGTTGTAGATTCAGCGTTTGCTGCCTATAGAGGGGAAAAGGGTCTCACTGGCTACCTTGCTCTCTCCCTGCAGGATGAGGGGGTCTCAGAGATGGAAAACTTGGATCTCCAAGAGGCTCAGGAGTGTTTGCTTGGCATTATGCGAACTGAGAAAGAGAATCTGGAAGAGAGCGACCTCAAGGCAGTTAAAGAGAGTGGTGTACCTTTCAGCGAAGATGCCTATCCACAGTTCAGGATTAAGGAGCAATACAAGGTCCCTTGGTACATCAGTGAAAAAGAAGAGGCTGATTTGATCCTCATCCTTCGAGGATTGTTGTTTGCCAAGGAGTATTTCGCATCCTATAAGAAAACCAAGAAGACCAACACATTTTCTTTCTGGCTTGACTCTCTTCAGTTGGAAGAGACAAATAAGAAGGAGTACGTCCCTACGCTGGAGAAGAAAGGTGATAGCTTTTCAGTCGGTGTCCGGGTATTGCAGGATGAAGCTTATGGATTCTACTATCCGCAAGCTTTTTTTACCAATGAAGATCGTCAACTGCAATACAAGAGGATGAAGGCAAAACGAGGAAAGATCATGGCACTGGCAATCGGAATGATGGCCGAGCCAATGCTCCCCGGAGAAGGTGAGAGACCTGTGTATCCCTTCTATAGCCTTGCCTATGACCCGCAATCGCATCAAGTGCTTGATGTCTTCCTGGTTGAGGATTATGAACAGGAACATGGGAAGATCATCAGTCGCTTGCTCGAACTGTTTGAGAAGGAAGGCAAGCCACAGGCAATTCACTGTTATGGCAAGAGAACCCTTCCTCTGCTTTCAGAATTAGGCAAGCAGATTGGTATCATGATGGTTAGTGGGAATCAGAAGGAAGAGATGGATAGCCTGATCCAGGATATGTTCAGGGAACTCTATGAGATTCCTCATGACCATGATCATCATGACTGCAATCATGAACATCATCACCATCATCATGAGGAGTAGGTAATCAGGCGTCTCCTCGCTTGGGGACGATACAGATGAACACGAATTGCTCCTCTCCTGCATTGGAAATCTGATGGTCGATTCCATCCGGCACATAGGCAACCGATCCACTTTCCAGTGGATAGTCCTTTCCATCCATGAAGAGATTTCCTTTCCCCTCCACTGCAAAAATGACATGTTGCCAGGGATGGGAGTGGTGAGGAGCCTTTCCTTCCTTCTCCAAGGTGAACATGCGCATTACATAGTCTTCCCACCCTTGTTCAGGGCCAATGAGGACCTGCTTTATGACCTTCTCAGCTATATTCTTTTTCTCAATCTCATCGCGATGTGATACAAACATACGCTCTCCTATTTTCCTTGTAATCGTTCCATTACCCAGTCAGTACGCATGCCACTCTCTCCTGTACTGAGACAGTGACCTTTGCCCAACAAATCATCGGTAACTGTTTGGATGAGGGGCTGTGCTACATGTTCTGGAGGGTCAGGAACGGCAATATCTTCTCTCCCTTTCTCTGTATCAAGAGTTATCGGTTTCCCGATATCCAGTACAGAATAGGAGAGGATGCCCTTGCTCCCA is from uncultured Sphaerochaeta sp. and encodes:
- a CDS encoding cupin domain-containing protein: MFVSHRDEIEKKNIAEKVIKQVLIGPEQGWEDYVMRMFTLEKEGKAPHHSHPWQHVIFAVEGKGNLFMDGKDYPLESGSVAYVPDGIDHQISNAGEEQFVFICIVPKRGDA
- a CDS encoding DUF2202 domain-containing protein, yielding MRKTMILSVIFVVAMGATLSAQPISEQQAELSQIEEVVEPTGSEGLLYMAEEEKLARDVYLALYEMWGSRVFLNIANAEQQHMDAVSAVLKDKEIANPANTSEIGVFHNTEIAKLYESLVAQGSSSIEEAFLVGAIIEDLDIYDLQRSIEASEDEVEIWVYNNLLRGSESHMRAFVRQLDRYGLDYTARYISDTELSRILSRR